Proteins from a single region of Symphalangus syndactylus isolate Jambi chromosome 12, NHGRI_mSymSyn1-v2.1_pri, whole genome shotgun sequence:
- the LOC129469045 gene encoding bone morphogenetic protein 8B isoform X2, producing the protein MPCDSQQHELISSCKWGILTQPCNTGASAVPEPTEIVTQVVLLERDHALGHQEPHWKEFRFDLTQIPAGEAVTAAEFRVYKVPSIHLLNRTLHVSMFQVVQEQSNRESDLFFLDLQTLRAGDEGWLVLDVTAASDRWLLKRHKDLGLRLYVETEDGHSVDPGLAGLLGQRAPRSQQPFVVTFFRASLSPIRTPRAVRPLRRRQPKKTNELPQANRLPGIFDDIHGSHGRQVCRRHELYVSFQDLGWLDWVIAPQGYSAYYCEGECSFPLDSCMNATNHAILQSLVHLMKPDAVPKACCAPTKLSATSVLYYDSSNNVILRKHRNMVVKACGCH; encoded by the exons ATGCCCTGTGACAGCCAACAGCATGAACTGATTTCATCTTGCAAATGGGGGATTCTTACACAGCCATGTAACACAGGGGCGTCTGCAGTTCCTGAACCCACTGAAATCGTCACCCAAGTCGTGTTGT TGGAGCGAGACCATGCCCTGGGCCACCAGGAGCCCCATTGGAAGGAGTTCCGCTTTGACCTGACCCAGATCCCGGCTGGGGAGGCGGTCACAGCTGCAGAGTTCCGGGTTTACAAGGTGCCCAGCATCCACCTGCTCAACAGGACCCTCCACGTCAGCATGTTCCAGGTGGTCCAGGAGCAGTCCAACAG GGAGTCTGACTTGTTCTTTTTGGATCTTCAGACGCTCCGAGCTGGAGACGAGGGCTGGCTGGTGCTGGATGTCACAGCAGCCAGTGACCGCTGGCTGCTGAAGCGTCACAAGGACCTGGGACTCCGCCTCTATGTGGAGACTGAGGATG GGCACAGCGTGGATCCTGGCCTGGCCGGCCTGCTGGGTCAACGGGCCCCGCGCTCCCAACAGCCTTTCGTGGTCACTTTCTTCAGGGCCAGCCTGAGTCCCATCCGCACCCCTCGGGCAGTGAGGCCACTGAGGAGGAGGCAGCCGAAGAAAACCAACGAGCTGCCGCAGGCCAACCGACTCCCAGGGATCTTTG ATGACATCCATGGCTCCCACGGCCGGCAGGTCTGCCGGCGGCACGAGCTCTACGTCAGCTTCCAGGACCTCGGCTGGCTG GACTGGGTCATCGCCCCCCAAGGCTACTCGGCCTATTACTGTGAGGGGGAGTGCTCCTTCCCGCTGGACTCCTGCATGAACGCCACCAACCACGCCATCCTGCAGTCCCTG GTGCACCTGATGAAGCCAGACGCAGTCCCCAAGGCGTGCTGTGCACCCACCAAGCTGAGCGCCACCTCTGTGCTCTACTATGACAGCAGCAACAACGTCATCCTGCGCAAGCATCGCAACATGGTGGTCAAGGCCTGTGGCTGCCACTGA
- the LOC129469041 gene encoding LOW QUALITY PROTEIN: succinyl-CoA:3-ketoacid coenzyme A transferase 2, mitochondrial-like (The sequence of the model RefSeq protein was modified relative to this genomic sequence to represent the inferred CDS: inserted 2 bases in 1 codon) produces MAALRLLASALGRGVPAGGSGLALSQGCARCFATSPRPRAKFYTDPVEMVKDISDGATVMVGGFGLCGIPENLIAALLRTRVKDLQVVSSNLGVEDFGLGLLLAARQVRRIVCSYVGENTLCESQYLAGELELELTPQGTLAERICAGGAGVPAFYTPTGYGTLVQEGGAPIRYTPDGHLALMSQPQEVREFNGDHFLLERAIRADFALVKGWKADRAGNVVFRRSARNFNVPMCKAADVTAVEVEEIVDVGAFPPEDIHVPNIYVDRVIKGQKYEKLIERLRIRKEEDEDAEKKGPXRTRIVRRAALEFEDGMYANLGIGIPLLASNFINPSMTVHLHSEKGILGLGPFPTEDEVDADLINAGKQTVTVLPGGCCFASDDSFAVIRGGHIQLTMLGAMEVSKYGDLANWMIPGKKVKGMGGAMDLVSSQKTRVVVTMQHCTNDNTPKILEKCSMPLTGKGCVDRIITEKAVFDVHRKRGLTLTELWEGLTVDDVRKSTGCAFAVSPNLRPMQQVAP; encoded by the exons ATGGCGGCGCTGCGGCTCCTGGCATCGGCGCTCGGGCGCGGGGTCCCCGCCGGCGGCTCAGGGCTCGCGCTGTCCCAGGGCTGCGCCCGCTGCTTTGCCACCAGCCCCCGGCCCCGCGCCAAGTTCTACACGGACCCGGTGGAGATGGTGAAGGACATCTCTGACGGGGCGACCGTCATGGTCGGGGGCTTCGGGCTCTGCGGGATCCCCGAGAACCTGATCGCCGCGCTGCTCAGGACCCGCGTGAAAGACCTGCAGGTGGTCAGCAGCAACTTGGGCGTGGAGGACTTCGGCCTGGGCCTCCTGCTGGCCGCCAGGCAGGTCCGCCGCATCGTCTGTTCCTACGTGGGCGAGAACACGCTGTGCGAGAGCCAGTACCTGGCAGgagagctggagctggagctcaCGCCCCAGGGCACCCTGGCCGAGCGCATCTGCGCGGGGGGCGCCGGGGTGCCCGCCTTCTACACCCCCACGGGCTACGGGACCCTGGTCCAGGAAGGGGGCGCCCCCATCCGCTACACCCCGGACGGCCACCTGGCGCTCATGAGCCAGCCCCAGGAGGTGAGGGAGTTCAACGGCGACCACTTCCTTTTGGAGCGCGCCATCCGGGCGGACTTCGCCCTGGTGAAAGGGTGGAAGGCCGACCGGGCAGGAAACGTGGTCTTCAGGAGAAGCGCCCGCAATTTCAACGTGCCCATGTGCAAAGCTGCAGACGTCACGGCGGTGGAGGTGGAAGAGATCGTGGACGTGGGGGCTTTCCCCCCAGAAGATATCCACGTTCCTAACATTTACGTAGATCGCGTGATAAAGGGGCAGAAATACGAGAAACTAATCGAGCGCTTAAGGATCCGGAAAGAGGAAGATGAAGACGCCGAAAAGAAAGGACC CAGGACGCGCATCGTCAGACGCGCAGCTCTGGAATTTGAGGACGGCATGTACGCCAATCTGGGCATAGGCATCCCCCTGCTGGCCAGCAACTTCATCAACCCCAGCATGACCGTCCATCTTCACAGTGAGAAAGGGATCCTGGGCCTGGGCCCGTTTCCCACGGAAGATGAGGTGGATGCCGACCTCATCAATGCAGGCAAGCAGACGGTCACGGTGCTTCCTGGGGGCTGCTGCTTCGCCAGCGACGACTCCTTCGCCGTGATCCGAGGGGGACACATCCAACTAACCATGCTCGGAGCCATGGAGGTTTCCAAATACGGCGACCTGGCGAACTGGATGATCCCTGgcaagaaggtgaaaggcatgggCGGTGCCATGGACTTGGTGTCCAGTCAGAAGACCAGAGTGGTGGTCACCATGCAGCACTGCACAAACGACAACACCCCCAAGATCCTGGAGAAATGCAGCATGCCGCTGACCGGGAAGGGGTGCGTGGACCGCATCATCACCGAGAAGGCCGTGTTCGACGTGCACAGGAAGAGAGGGCTGACGCTGACGGAGCTCTGGGAAGGCCTGACGGTGGACGACGTCAGAAAGAGCACGGGATGTGCCTTTGCTGTGTCCCCGAACCTCAGGCCCATGCAGCAGGTAGCACCCTGA